The Sus scrofa isolate TJ Tabasco breed Duroc chromosome X, Sscrofa11.1, whole genome shotgun sequence genome has a segment encoding these proteins:
- the HYPM gene encoding huntingtin-interacting protein M, with translation MSGKQSPEGSYEAPTHLTTTEPQVPVSFVDHLLQEDQYVHTLSSSTTHFLFSVLEYLTDYILDLVDTKANTGRMQMTPQDVERAVDSNAEPHRQVKDTAFALFDEMPGSRRNG, from the coding sequence ATGTCAGGAAAACAAAGCCCCGAGGGCTCTTATGAGGCTCCAACTCATCTTACAACAACCGAGCCACAGGTCCCTGTGAGCTTCGTGGACCATCTTCTGCAGGAAGATCAGTATGTCCACACTCTGAGTTCATCCACAACACATTTCCTCTTCTCCGTGCTCGAATACCTTACCGACTACATCCTGGATCTGGTAGACACTAAGGCCAACACCGGCAGGATGCAGATGACCCCACAAGACGTGGAGAGGGCAGTGGACAGCAACGCAGAGCCCCATCGGCAGGTGAAGGATACAGCTTTTGCTCTGTTTGATGAAATGCCTGGATCCCGAAGGAATGGCTGA
- the LOC100736633 gene encoding histone H2A-beta, sperm-like, with product MSRKRNLPQCSHRKKHALSCSSRAELQFPMSSLDCVLPEGQYAQRLSSYTPVFLAGVLEHLMAHILELAAREARSSRKVRITPEHVQRALNNNETLSRLFQASSVSRGAEEGAEEPGAEEPLPEAGQ from the coding sequence ATGTCTCGGAAAAGAAACCTCCCGCAATGCAGTCATCGTAAGAAGCACGCCCTCTCGTGCTCCTCAAGAGCAGAGCTGCAATTCCCAATGAGCAGCTTGGACTGCGTCCTGCCAGAGGGTCAGTATGCGCAGCGCTTGAGCTCATATACCCCTGTGTTCCTCGCCGGCGTCCTCGAGCACCTGATGGCACACATCTTGGAGTTGGCGGCCAGAGAGGCCCGCAGCAGCCGCAAGGTGCGCATCACCCCCGAGCACGTGCAGAGAGCCTTGAACAACAACGAGACCCTCAGCCGCCTCTTCCAGGCCAGCAGCGTTTCCCggggggctgaggagggggctgAGGAGCCCGGGGCCGAGGAGCCCCTGCCCGAGGCCGGGCAGTGA